The Osmerus eperlanus chromosome 9, fOsmEpe2.1, whole genome shotgun sequence genomic sequence TATTCCCAAGGAATAATACAGATGTATGGGGATGTAGGGGGTTTTCTTGAACATTTAATTACAATACTTTCTAATCTGATTGTATTACAGTGGTCTTGGCCTAACCACAGTCCTTTCCCACAGTGTAATTATACCAGATATACCGTCTATAAGTATATACATTTATGTTTGGtttttgaaataaataattggtggttttgtttgtttcaggAAGGGTATGGCCGTAAATGTGTATGCTACATCCGTGTCCATTGACAACCTCAGCAGACATGACATGCTTGCGTGGGTCAATGACTCCTTGCACCTCTCCTACACCAAGATTGAACAGATGTGCTCTGGTAGGTCCTCTGATCCAACTGGAGAAGTTTTCTTATAACCTTGTTTAGTTGAATATTAAACCAACTAACTGAGTACCTGTTATTTTTAGAGGACACTGTGTAACACTGTGTAACACTGTGTAACACTAATTACATTATGATCATTATGGTCATAATTGGCATTTTGAGTCAAGGTATTTATATGCacatttctcttttctttttctatcTTCCAGGGGCAGCATATTGCCAGTTCATGGATATGCTTTTCCCAGGCTGTGTGCTTCTAAAGAAGGTCAAATTCCAGGCCAAACTGGAACACGAGTTCATCCACAACTTCAAGGTTCTGCAGGCAGCCTTCAAGCGGATGAGTGTTGACAAAGTCAGCTTTTTGAAATAACTTAATTAACATTAGAAGCTAAGCCACCCCCCATAAGAGCTTCAGCAAGTGTCATCAACTCACCAAAACATTCTCACATTCTCACCTCTTTACAATTGCAGATAATCCCTGTGGAGAAGCTGGTAAAAGGAAAGTTCCAGGACAACTTTGAATTTGTTCAGTGGTTCAAGAAGTTCTTTGACGCCAACTATGATGGGAAGGAGTACGACCCTTTACAAGCCAGGCAGGGTCAAGACGTTGCACCTGCTCCCAATCCAGGTGATCACTTTATCTACAAACCCAAGAGAGCTTGGCGAGCCCCAGGTAACCCAACCCCCGGTCCTGCCTCGCTGCACCTTGCCCTCCCCTGAGCTTTGGATGGCTCAGAAGTGCTCCTTGCACGCCGCTGGTGTGTGCACGATTCACAGAATGATTGCTGTGCTAGCCGTCCATTTCACTAGGCTAGCGTTTCGGCTAGCTTTTAGTAGCAGCACACCACATGTGATGGTGTCTCTTTGGGTCATGGTCGGGTCACCTCAACCCCAAGTGGGGCGGCAGCTTCAGAGGGGTCAATGATTGGTTGAAAATCAATGCAGAAAGTGATGTTGATGACAATTTGCATATTTACATTCCAACCACACAATTGGTCAGAAAAACAATCTTGTTGTCAGTCTTATTTGGAAATatttagagatggagagacagcacCAGATGATGACTgagattttttttgtgtgtgtatgatttgcTCTGAAACTTAGACTGATAAATGTGATGGCTCTACTAACACCTGTCATGTTTTCAGCTTCAGTCTCAGACATGCCTTGCGTGGAAGTAGTTTATCATTGCATTGGTATTATTCAGGTGAACACATTCATGCTGACTCTGAGGTGCAGCCAGACCAGGTCTTGATTTCAGACGTTGGTCAGTGGATTTGTCTCATTTGTTGATGCGGAGGTTTAAAGCCTCAGCTAATGCAATGCAACTCAATAATGCCAAAACAGAATGCTGCAGTGTGTACCTGAAACATTCATGTTTTATCTAAAGCActaacaatgacatgtaaaacaaGAATATCTTTTTTAGTGCAATGCTCCAGATTTAAAATGATCAACTGTAAAGTGCCTCAGATTACAACATTAGCAACACCACAGGCACCACATCATGCTATGCTGGCACTCCTCTTCCCTGCAAAGTAGGCTGCTATAACAACAGTCAAGATGGCATGTGTGCCTAGTAAAGAAGCACTGGGTTTCTGCTGCTGCTTATCATCTCTGACCTTCTCCGACACCTCCAGGACCACAGAGGACATCTCCAACGGTTCCCAAAAACATGCCCACTCCCCAGCGGGTGATGACCGCCACGACCATCAGGAAGAACCCGTCACTGGCCAGGAACGGGGGCAGCGATGTGGAGATCTTGGAGCTAAACCAACAGGTAGAGTTCCAGGGAGGGTAAGGAGGCATTGCTACCTCAGACAGCTCAGATTACCTGACACACACCTGTTACAGGGGTCACCTAACACAcctgtcacatgacacacacctgttacacaGGTCACCTGACACGCACCTGTCACATGACACACCTGTTATAGGGGTCACCTGACACCCACCTGTCACCTGACATGTACCtgtcacctgacacacacctgttacaggggtcacctgacacacacctgtcacctgACAAACACCTGTGAACTGACACACAGCTGTCACCTAATACACACCtgtcacctgacacacacctgttagaggggtcacctgacacacacctgttagaggggtcacctgacacacacctgtTACAAGGGTCACCTGACATACACCTGTCACCTGATACACACCtgtcacctgacacacacctgtTACAAGGGTCACCTGACACTCACCtgtcacctgacacacaccagTCACCTGTAACACACCTGTTACAGAGGTTACCTGACATGGCACATATCCAGTTGGGTTTTGAGAGCAGGCTGATGGCACATATCTATTTAATATGAGTATGTGGTGGTTCTGTAGGATGTGGAGTGTGTATCAAGGTTCCCACATGAGTTTACCTTCTCCTGTTTGAGCTTAAACATGAACAAACAGGGAAACTGAAAAGTGGAGGGAATACGTACACTCTGGAAACATAATACTGTATGTATGATCTCTCCAGTATGCTTACGGTACAATACTAGACTAAACTAGAGCATAGCACTCTGCTATGGATACTAAACTTATCAGTCAAAACTTAGTACGGTATAGCATAGTGTAGTTCAAAAATAGTATACTATATATACGTTTTGCCCATCATGGTGTGTCAGGTAGGTACTTGAAGAAAGGTAAGTTCACAGATGTACAAAGACAAACGATGATCTACAGGCTCCTGGAGGAAAACAGGGACAAAACAACTATATCTGCAATATCTGTAACTGCCCACTCTCTCCTGTTTTAAAGGACTTTTATTATCTTACCCTACGTAGTTGATGGAGCTGAAGTTGACTGTGGATGGCCTGGAGAAAGAACGCGATTTCTACTTCAGCAAACTAAGAGATATCGAGCTGATCTGCCAGGAGAACGAGAGTGAAAGTAACCCCATCCTCAGCAGGATAATCGACATTCTCTACGCTACAGAGGTACACAAGAATAAACTCCTGGTCTGAATTGAACTGCACTTCATCAGGCATCCAATGAGAATAATACTGTGACAGGTAGTGATAGTTGAATTCCTGATGAACAGTTTGTCAtgaaaggggtgggggggtcggaGGTCGCGAACACTGAGCGCTGtctcttcctgtttgtgtcTCAGGACGGGTTTGCAGCCCCAGACGATGATGGCCTTGATGAACAGGCCCATCTGGACCAGGAGGAATACTAACCTCTTCACTTCCCTCTTCTGTGATCCCTCTGTCCACGAGCCCCCTATTCTCCATCCTTTTCCCCCTCCTGTCCATATCTCTTTAGTCCTACTTTACTGTCTCTGCACACCACGCTCTATAAATACGCCCTTCATTCTTCCTctttacctctttctctctctctttttctttctctgtcttcatatgtatatctgtttttttcttctctgagCCCCCACCAGCCATCGAcatcatgtacagtacatttcaATGCCATAAGCTACCCACTTCCCCTTCCCCCAGTGACCCAGTAGCTGCAACAGTAAATTGACATATCCCAGTCGTTTTAGCATGGTGCGTACGCAACACACATATAATAGCCAAGGAAAAGGCTTGAGCTAATGGATTGCGGACCTGATAGAAGCTGTAAATACAAAAAAGGACATTTTGATTTTTAAACTAAGACGACatcattggattttttattttgcgCTGTTTTGATTGTAATCCAGATAATGGAAAACATCACTTGCATGATATATCAGGCTTCCATCAGAgttacatatatatttatgcatttagcaggaGTTACTGATACTAACAACAGCTACTTTAATATAACAACCAATGGTGTTTcatttggagagaaaaaagcTTCTTATTTATTTAACTTATGTTTAATTTAACAATGAAAATAATTGACACAAATATTGTAAGAACAAGCATATTATGAAAGTCGATTCCGATCTGATTtgtgcttaaccctcgtgctgccttcgggtcacatgacccaaaggttcataacgaaccatcgttgtgtttacccaattttacccaatacaaaaacaaataaaaataattttcttttaaccttcgcaatgtggggggtctgagacagcccaacggttaaaagaaaatgcttcactttgtttttgtatgcggtaaagttgtcgcaatacgacggtgggtcacaatgactgatgggtcagaacgacccgaagataacacaagggttaaggcagtAAAGAGTTTCTTTTTTGAGGGTGTATTTAAAGGCATGTGAAAACATCAGTTTGGTTCCGATGTCATATGATCAATGCTCTTTGAGGACTCATTTTTCGACTAGCTACATATCTCAGCATGAGAATGTTCCACTTTGACCGTGAATGGGTGACATATTTGTAAATTTATAATGTGGAGCTTTTGTTTTTTGTCAAAGGTTCttaatctttctttttttttcatttgtcaAAGTATTAACGGTTATTTGAGTATTTAGCTACTGATCAAAGGGGAAAACCATCATAAACAGTAGGCCTAGATTACTCTTCAAAGTGACTTCGCAGCAAAAACGTTTGATTTATTTGTGAATGTGCTTCATGGATAACAGGACAACAATCAAACAATTACAATCGTAGTTTGTTGACATTCAAGTTTACCGCTAATTTGATTGTGTTTATTGTAGCGTCAGTTGATTTGCTGTAAATTATTGCACAAGGGAAGCCGTGACCAAGGACGTCCCGGGGGTCTGCGACCAGTTCATAATGATGCTGGTCATCCATCATGAGCATCAAATGCACTCTCCCTGGCTTATTTTACTTTGCTAACTTAGCCTACAACCATCTGCTACAACGGAACTCAACCTGCATTGTTGCATTGACTGAGTAACAGTGTTGGCATAACACTCATCTTTGAGatttattaattaaataaaCAGTTGTGAAAGGAAAAGCTTGCATTTTTCGCAGAACATAGCCGATAGGGGTCGCCAACAGGTCGATCGAGAGCGCAACACGCCACGATGACATTTAGAAGGTGGGGAATAAAATCTGGCTCACACAAATGTCACAGAAGTGCCCTACTCTTTACACAATCATTTTTCCACGGTTATTACTTGCAATTGGCTAAAGTTGCCaaatataatgttttttttttaccgatCTCAAGTAAGCTACAAATAGCTAATGACGTCGGCGCATACGCCTACTGTCTTGACAAACTTGAAATAAGGAAAGTGGATTTGCTAGCTAGAAGCAGTCTAAAGGCTACACAAATTCAGTTGCATCACGCACGCTGAGGCGGGTGCAGCTTCTCCATGCaagaaagaaacaaaaacaaagacacAATTTCCACCAGGAATGGGAGTCCCAGTTGTCAAAAGGATTGTCAAAATGTGTGCTTGACATGCGGTGGcatcagagtgcgaattatacaatgacaatcgggggggtcaacttctccaggacgtgtatcgacccccccgacctgttgtttttacctcttttgtgGGGTCCAAGTCTcaattaggggggtcagacccccactaaccccccgtaattcgcaccctgGGAGGCATAGTTGGGTTGGAAAAAAGGCAAGATGGAGCGGCACCAAAATGTACAAGGACAAATTCCAGTTTTACAGCTGGTATCAGTAGGCCAATGCGTTTGGAGAAGGTTAGTGAACTAAAGGCACAATTGCAGAAGCAAGGTTGGTTCATTATTCACCAATCTAGTGGATAAATAAAAAGCAACAATGGACGCCTCAAAATATTTGACCAAGAATAAAAAGTCATTTACTTTTgtaaaaggttgtttggggaTCACGAAAACGCGATGTTTCATTTTTGGTTCAAACCAGAGCCTGGCTCTGGTtcaaaccagagccatagaaaaagagagttgcgacacgctttgatctcgccgacacgtgatcacgtggttcatgtagctcgctgtagttccaaaaaaccccactgctgtcaaccggtttgaatggttttcaatgaagctggccaacggaagtcgctttctcaagcaaatgatgaatgaaacaggctcggttaaagaaatccgatattctggctatcttcagcagactcgtatctacaaaaggcagtcctccctgacgtgtttggtgtagaatggagtgaaatacaacattgtgaacactcactgccagtgaaacacaggaaaaaagctagagcttttttgtcacgtggttccgttagctccctgtagttaaacaaaacccccactgctgtcaacctgtttgaatggttttcggcgggacagacagcagcaccatctcgattcacggacattttcggtatattaacacaatgtcaattggttactggtgtgttgtatcatgtatgtctgatactaca encodes the following:
- the mapre3a gene encoding microtubule-associated protein RP/EB family member 3a isoform X1, with amino-acid sequence MAVNVYATSVSIDNLSRHDMLAWVNDSLHLSYTKIEQMCSGAAYCQFMDMLFPGCVLLKKVKFQAKLEHEFIHNFKVLQAAFKRMSVDKIIPVEKLVKGKFQDNFEFVQWFKKFFDANYDGKEYDPLQARQGQDVAPAPNPGDHFIYKPKRAWRAPGPQRTSPTVPKNMPTPQRVMTATTIRKNPSLARNGGSDVEILELNQQLMELKLTVDGLEKERDFYFSKLRDIELICQENESESNPILSRIIDILYATEDGFAAPDDDGLDEQAHLDQEEY
- the mapre3a gene encoding microtubule-associated protein RP/EB family member 3a isoform X2 translates to MAVNVYATSVSIDNLSRHDMLAWVNDSLHLSYTKIEQMCSGAAYCQFMDMLFPGCVLLKKVKFQAKLEHEFIHNFKVLQAAFKRMSVDKIIPVEKLVKGKFQDNFEFVQWFKKFFDANYDGKEYDPLQARQGQDVAPAPNPGPQRTSPTVPKNMPTPQRVMTATTIRKNPSLARNGGSDVEILELNQQLMELKLTVDGLEKERDFYFSKLRDIELICQENESESNPILSRIIDILYATEDGFAAPDDDGLDEQAHLDQEEY